The following DNA comes from Streptomyces sp. NBC_00690.
GCCGTCCGGTTGCGGTACGGGGAACTTGTGGCCGACGAGGAACATGGTGGAACCGTCGGCGAGCCGAACCGTCTGTTCCATGCTCAGCGCCTCGCCAGTGGCGATGACCCGCTCGGTGGAGGGGGAGAACTGCTCGGCCGCACCCGGGCCGTGGAGTTCATCGGGATGGACGCCGAGCACGTCTTCGCGGGGCCGGTCCAGCCATCGCAGGAAGGTCTCGTTGACCCACACGAGCCGGTCCTCGCGGTCCGCGAGGAAGGAGAAGGCGGGGCTGTAGTCCATGAAGAGGACGAACCGACCGTCTGCGGCAGGTGCCTCGCCCCCGGCATGAGGACCGCCCTTGGAATCGTCCATGCGTGCCTTCCCGCGCCAGTCGGTCGCCGGGCGGCCAGGCATCCCGGTCTGGAGTGCGGAGCCTCACTCCGTGGCGTACATACACGTGGATTCTACTGCGAAGCTCTTGAAATCATCCAAAAAGGTAATTCCGCATCGATAGGTGAACGCGTTCTGGTGGGGGCGAGGGTCTCTCGGTTGTGCGGGTGGCAGCGGGAGTGGTCAGACGGCTCCGGTCGCCGCGCTCACCGCCGCCTTGCGTACACGAACACCTGCGGCTCGGTGATCGCTCCATCCGTCTCCGGGGTGAAGTCCAACTCCTCGGTTCGCAGGACCTCAAGGTCGGCAGCCTCCAGTAGTGCGGTGAACGCCTCCGCGGCAAAGCTCGTCACCTCGACCTCGTGCCCCATCCACTGCCCGACGGCGCCCTCCATGTCCAAGGTCACGGTCGCGGCCAGCAGGTGGCCGCCCGGACGGAGCCAGCGGGCGATCTTGCCGATGAGGTCCTTCTGGTCGGATCGGGGCATCTGCAAGAACGGATAGAAGGCGCAGACGGCATCCACGCTCGCGTCCGGCAGTTCCAGGGTCCGGGCGTCCTGATGGCGGAAGGATGCATTCGGCACCTGTCGGCGGGCGATCTCCACCATGCCGGGTGAGATGTCCACGCCGAGGACGCGGTGGCCCGCGTCCGCGAGTGTCTGCGCGGTGGGTCGCCCGGTTCCGCTCCCGATGTCGAGCACTTCGCTCGCCGGCGAGAGGTGCTCGGTCAGCCAGGTCAGCGCCGTTCGATGCGCTGGAGCATTGCCGAACGCCTGTTCGTATTTCAGTCCCAGTGCATCGAAGAGTTCTGCCGCGGGAGTCGGTCGCTGGGTCATCTCTACCTCCGGTGTTCGATCGCCGCTCGGGTCCTTTCCCTGATTCGCCCCCGGAATGCCTGTCGACGGGAAGCGGCTGCCCGGGTGCCCTGCCGAGTGGACCACTGATGACCCCGCTGTGACACCTCAAAATCCGACAAAGAGTCTTTTTAGTACTTGTCAAGAGGAATCGCACTCTTTGCTTGGCGGATGCGCCATGAAGAGCGTCCCCGCGCCCTGTGATCGGCGTCGCTCTCCGAGGAGCCTGGCAGAAGCGGACCTCTCAGGTTCGTACCGACCCGGCCGACGGCCCCGGAGGGAGAGGAACCACCATGCTCGACGCCCACTCGGATCTCACTCCCCTTGACCGGGCCGCGCGCCACTCGAAGGGTGAGGCCGGTACGGCCCCGGGTGCCGTGATGACCTGCTTCCGTCGGAGGCCCTCACCCACCGTGCACATCGATGCGCTGTGGGAGCCGAGCCCCGCCCGTCGGGCCGCCATCGGTGCGGTCGACGTGCCGACGTCACCCTCCGTCGTGACCGTGTTCTCCTGGCACCTCGCCCCGGACCTCACGGCCGTCGCGACGGCCCGTCGACTCATGCGGCTCCAGTTGACCGGATGGAACCTGGACGACATGGACGAGGACGCCTGCCTGATCACCTCGGAACTGGTGACCAACGCCCTGTTGCACGCCCAGGGAACCGTCGTCCTCACGGTCAGGCTCGTCCAGGGGCACGGCCCCGAGGGGGCCGTCATACGGATCGAGGTCCAGGACCAGGGGCCGTGCGACGAGGCGAAGCAGAGCATGCCGTTGCCTCCCGCAACGCCGTCCGCGGACATGGACACGGGCGGCCGGGGGCTGCATCTGGTGGCCCATCTGGCCGAGATCTGGGGGGAGTCCGGCACTCCGGAGGGCCATGTCGTCTGGGCCGATCTGCGTGGGTCCGGACAGACCTGCTAGGACACGGCCGCGCGGGATCCCGCTGGCGCCCGCTGTTTCTCGATGCACTCGACGAAACTCGATGGAAGCAGTAGCCCCCTGTGCCTTGAGCCACAGGGGGCCGGTGCCCATGTCCTCGCCGCCGAGGGCGAGTCACCGGGCGCCACGTAGGATCGCGGCGTGTTCGAAGCCCCACGGAAACCCGCCAGTGCGATCCGAGCCTTCGTGGTCCTCGCCCTGATCGCGATCCTGCCCTTCGTCCTTGCCGTCACCTCTCAGTCATCGACCGTCGTCAACGGCGAACTGACCGACTACAGCTACCTCAATCTCACCGCACTGCTCGGCGGTATCGCGGCTCTCTGGTACACGATCAAGACCTTCGCCGCGGCGCGAGCAGCCTCGGCCCTGACCGTGACGCTCTCGGTGGCACTGGTCCTCGTCGCCGTGGTGGCGCTGTTCCAGGTGGTGCGTGGCAGTGGGATGGTCCCGCGTGCCACCGAGTGCACGGCCTCACCCAGCTTCGACCTCTGTCGACCCAAGGGCCCCTGAGCGCCACTGATCCTGGACCTTCGAGGGGCTTTCCTTCGTCGGGCTATGCGGCACGCGCTGAACGGCCGAGGAGAACCGGCAGGGTGGTGATGTCGTTGCCGATGAAGGAGTGGAGGTGCTCCAACTCTCGCGGAGGCGTCGCGAGCGTCAGTTCGGGGAACCGGGCGAAGAGTGCCGGGAGGGCCACCGAGGCTTCGAGACGTGCCAACGGCGCGCCAAGGCAGTAGTGAATGCCATGGCCGAATGCGAGATGGGACTTCTCCTTCCGGCTGATGTCGAAGGTTTCGGGGTCGTCGTGGA
Coding sequences within:
- a CDS encoding ATP-binding protein translates to MLDAHSDLTPLDRAARHSKGEAGTAPGAVMTCFRRRPSPTVHIDALWEPSPARRAAIGAVDVPTSPSVVTVFSWHLAPDLTAVATARRLMRLQLTGWNLDDMDEDACLITSELVTNALLHAQGTVVLTVRLVQGHGPEGAVIRIEVQDQGPCDEAKQSMPLPPATPSADMDTGGRGLHLVAHLAEIWGESGTPEGHVVWADLRGSGQTC
- a CDS encoding class I SAM-dependent methyltransferase, producing MTQRPTPAAELFDALGLKYEQAFGNAPAHRTALTWLTEHLSPASEVLDIGSGTGRPTAQTLADAGHRVLGVDISPGMVEIARRQVPNASFRHQDARTLELPDASVDAVCAFYPFLQMPRSDQKDLIGKIARWLRPGGHLLAATVTLDMEGAVGQWMGHEVEVTSFAAEAFTALLEAADLEVLRTEELDFTPETDGAITEPQVFVYARRR